The Crocosphaera subtropica ATCC 51142 genome includes a window with the following:
- a CDS encoding glycosyltransferase: MTKLSLCMIVKNEEATLSKCLESVQDVVDEIVVMDTGSTDKTVEIAQKFGANIPTFEWGNDFAEARNEALKYVTGDWVLILDADEVLNKKVAPQIKEAIDKDENLVVNLVRHEIGSSQSPYSLVSRLFRKHPEVSFSRPYHAIIDDSVSELIKKESHWKIVDLPAITVFHYGYTPGAIASLDKYNRAQQAMEKFIKEHPNDPYTCSKLGALYAQIGKEKQAIKLFKQGLKSNKADTHVLYELHYHLGNLLSKQEETEKAIKHFQKAIDQPIMPPLKLGAYNNIGVVLQSMGDYKNAAQAYETTLKIDPSFITGYYNFAMTLSAMGKLADAVAIYEKLISLSPNYAAAYQNLGVVLFKLKKLPESSEAFKKAVSLYEAQNNQVAAESLRNGLKELGIWEG, translated from the coding sequence ATGACAAAATTAAGCCTCTGCATGATTGTCAAAAATGAAGAAGCAACCCTATCCAAATGTTTAGAAAGTGTCCAAGATGTTGTTGACGAAATAGTAGTTATGGACACAGGATCAACGGATAAAACCGTAGAAATTGCTCAAAAATTTGGGGCCAATATACCGACATTTGAATGGGGCAATGATTTTGCAGAGGCCAGAAATGAGGCATTAAAATATGTTACAGGTGATTGGGTTTTAATTTTAGATGCGGATGAAGTTTTAAACAAAAAAGTAGCACCACAAATCAAAGAAGCCATCGATAAAGATGAAAATTTAGTGGTTAATTTAGTTCGTCATGAAATTGGTTCTTCTCAGTCTCCCTATTCTTTAGTCTCTCGTTTATTTCGGAAACATCCAGAGGTCAGTTTTTCCCGACCTTATCATGCCATTATTGATGATAGTGTCAGTGAATTAATAAAAAAAGAAAGTCATTGGAAAATTGTTGATCTTCCTGCTATCACTGTGTTTCATTACGGTTATACTCCAGGGGCGATCGCCTCTTTAGATAAGTATAATCGCGCTCAACAGGCGATGGAAAAGTTTATAAAAGAACATCCGAATGATCCCTATACTTGTAGTAAACTAGGGGCTTTATACGCTCAAATTGGTAAAGAGAAACAAGCTATCAAATTATTTAAACAGGGTTTAAAATCCAATAAAGCCGATACTCATGTTTTATATGAACTCCATTATCACTTAGGAAACCTCCTCAGTAAACAAGAAGAGACAGAAAAGGCAATTAAACACTTTCAAAAAGCGATTGATCAGCCGATTATGCCACCCTTAAAGTTAGGAGCTTACAATAATATTGGTGTAGTTTTGCAGAGCATGGGAGACTATAAAAACGCAGCCCAAGCTTATGAAACCACCCTCAAAATTGATCCCAGTTTTATCACGGGATACTATAACTTTGCCATGACTTTGAGTGCTATGGGAAAGTTAGCTGACGCAGTGGCTATTTATGAAAAATTAATCTCTTTAAGTCCCAATTATGCAGCAGCTTATCAAAACTTAGGGGTTGTTTTATTTAAGTTGAAGAAACTCCCTGAAAGTTCCGAAGCTTTTAAAAAAGCCGTTAGCCTTTATGAAGCCCAAAACAATCAAGTTGCAGCCGAAAGTTTACGCAATGGATTAAAAGAATTAGGCATCTGGGAAGGTTAA
- the rnc gene encoding ribonuclease III, protein MMFVDSRRKKQLETCLQKLGVWDTSVVNLELLDLALTHPTISRETNYQQLEFVGDSVIRLVSAEILLETYPDELVGEFAAIRSILVSDRTLAEFAEQYGLDRYLLMADSVAQDTMGRVSWLADAFEAVLGALYLSTKNMTLVRPWLDPLLLKKAAEIRSDPARQNYKDALQEWTQAQYKILPDYRVTEQHKDRGHDERFFAEVSLKDRKLGSGYGRSKKMAEQAAAKDAFYSVVHQKIEG, encoded by the coding sequence ATGATGTTCGTAGATAGTCGTAGAAAAAAACAATTAGAAACCTGCCTTCAAAAATTAGGGGTATGGGATACCTCAGTGGTTAATTTAGAATTGCTGGATCTCGCTCTAACTCATCCGACCATTTCTAGGGAAACTAACTATCAACAATTAGAGTTTGTAGGGGACTCTGTAATTAGATTGGTGTCTGCTGAGATATTATTAGAAACCTATCCCGATGAATTAGTAGGAGAATTTGCTGCTATTCGTTCTATTTTAGTGAGCGATCGCACGTTAGCGGAGTTTGCTGAACAATATGGCTTAGATCGTTATCTTCTCATGGCTGATAGCGTGGCACAAGATACAATGGGTCGGGTTTCTTGGTTAGCGGATGCTTTTGAAGCGGTATTGGGGGCATTATATCTCAGTACCAAAAACATGACGTTAGTGCGTCCTTGGTTAGATCCCTTATTACTGAAAAAAGCAGCCGAAATTCGTTCCGATCCAGCCCGTCAAAACTATAAAGATGCGCTGCAAGAATGGACTCAGGCTCAATACAAAATATTACCAGACTATCGTGTGACTGAACAACATAAAGATCGCGGCCATGATGAACGATTTTTTGCCGAAGTTTCCCTTAAGGATCGTAAACTAGGATCAGGCTATGGTCGTTCTAAAAAGATGGCAGAACAAGCAGCGGCCAAAGATGCTTTTTACTCTGTTGTTCATCAAAAAATTGAAGGTTAA
- a CDS encoding alr0857 family protein: MLKLTYTHNGFYIDYLQESLEAWVTTRVILALRSGTSLCVEPSSASFLISLDLPYVNQLLEDVNEFTGEIVEVNRCDEEAMEVVLEGTWLGSDIASEEGIFVCRLSDRLESLLYQIWQESPVKIN; this comes from the coding sequence ATGTTAAAACTAACTTATACCCATAATGGATTTTATATTGATTATCTTCAAGAGTCCTTAGAGGCTTGGGTAACAACTCGTGTCATCTTAGCGTTACGGTCAGGAACCAGTCTTTGTGTTGAACCGAGTAGTGCTTCTTTTTTAATTTCTTTAGACTTACCTTATGTCAATCAACTATTAGAAGATGTGAACGAATTTACAGGGGAAATTGTCGAGGTTAACCGTTGTGATGAAGAAGCGATGGAAGTTGTTCTAGAAGGTACTTGGTTAGGTTCGGATATCGCTAGTGAAGAAGGGATATTTGTCTGTCGTTTAAGCGATCGCTTAGAATCTCTTCTGTATCAAATTTGGCAAGAGTCGCCGGTAAAGATTAATTAA
- a CDS encoding REP-associated tyrosine transposase, with translation MQYRRAKQPGSSYFFTLVTHNRRSFLCEAENIALLRDSFRSVMEKHPFVIDAIVILPNHLHCIWTLPQGDAEFSTRWRLIKSWFSRRCDRKYQSNVSTSRQSKQERAIWQRRFWEHLIRDEQDFMNHADYIHYNPVRHGLVSCPKDWEYSSFYRYVQRGVYDVNWGSSQIPIFDVNVGME, from the coding sequence ATGCAATATCGTCGGGCCAAACAACCAGGAAGTAGCTATTTTTTTACCTTAGTTACCCATAATCGACGTTCATTTCTCTGTGAAGCAGAAAATATAGCTCTATTGCGAGATTCATTTCGTAGCGTCATGGAAAAACATCCTTTCGTCATTGATGCTATTGTTATTTTACCTAATCATCTTCATTGTATTTGGACATTACCCCAAGGAGATGCTGAGTTTTCGACTCGGTGGCGGTTAATTAAAAGTTGGTTTAGCCGTAGATGCGATCGCAAATATCAAAGCAACGTTTCCACTTCAAGACAAAGTAAACAAGAAAGGGCTATCTGGCAAAGACGATTTTGGGAACATTTAATTCGAGATGAACAAGATTTTATGAATCATGCGGATTATATTCATTATAATCCCGTTCGTCATGGGTTAGTTTCCTGTCCAAAAGATTGGGAATATTCCAGTTTTTATCGTTATGTGCAGCGCGGTGTTTATGATGTTAACTGGGGAAGTTCACAAATTCCTATTTTCGATGTTAATGTTGGGATGGAGTAA
- a CDS encoding DUF2993 domain-containing protein has translation MTAVVFGTLPFPNQGGDQIVSKAVSTAIAALFKRTGKIEAMVRAEPVAKLLQGSVDGFDFIGNGMLMYNGLRIDGMELYVEAVSIDFSAIFKGQVKLRQPTQATMRVVLTEEDLTTSFNTPFVVEKLQRLQYEGQALNFKKTEMLVNEDKSLTLRSQIQLGKTGETVNLDMTSEIEVLDRRKIQFVNVTYKGDEKAKNLGKSLIDHVNNLLDLDKFALDGTQLKVDRVRIRKKELIFYGIAKIDHFPQRKK, from the coding sequence ATGACAGCAGTTGTGTTTGGAACCCTTCCTTTTCCCAATCAAGGTGGCGATCAGATCGTCAGTAAAGCAGTGAGTACCGCGATCGCAGCTTTATTCAAGCGAACCGGTAAGATAGAAGCCATGGTGAGGGCCGAACCCGTTGCCAAGTTATTACAAGGCAGTGTGGACGGTTTTGACTTCATCGGTAATGGAATGCTGATGTACAACGGCCTACGCATCGACGGGATGGAACTCTATGTCGAAGCGGTGTCGATTGATTTTAGTGCCATTTTCAAAGGACAGGTCAAACTAAGACAACCCACTCAAGCAACCATGCGAGTTGTTCTCACCGAAGAAGACTTAACCACTTCCTTTAATACCCCCTTTGTTGTCGAAAAGCTGCAACGCTTACAGTACGAAGGACAGGCGTTAAACTTCAAAAAAACAGAAATGCTAGTCAATGAAGATAAATCATTGACTCTCAGAAGTCAAATTCAGCTAGGGAAAACTGGTGAAACGGTGAACCTAGACATGACTTCAGAAATTGAAGTGTTAGATCGTCGCAAAATTCAATTTGTCAACGTCACCTATAAAGGGGATGAGAAAGCGAAAAATTTAGGAAAATCTTTGATTGATCATGTAAATAACTTGCTAGACTTAGATAAATTTGCCTTAGACGGAACACAATTAAAAGTGGATCGGGTTCGTATCCGTAAAAAGGAACTCATCTTTTATGGTATTGCTAAGATCGACCACTTTCCTCAACGTAAGAAGTAG
- a CDS encoding Fur family transcriptional regulator, translating into MKQEANTIVNILKKKKLRVTPQRFAVYANLLHRTDHPTAEQILNDLNKDAPTSSQATVYSALQALRQVGLVREVLLEPGICRYDANIEAHHHFRCRCCGVIEDLPWETFESININGLRQGIKAERYEVIVEGICDRC; encoded by the coding sequence ATGAAACAAGAAGCAAATACCATCGTAAACATCTTAAAAAAGAAGAAATTAAGGGTTACACCGCAGCGTTTTGCGGTTTACGCCAATTTACTTCATAGAACAGATCATCCTACTGCTGAGCAGATTTTAAACGACCTCAATAAAGATGCCCCGACTTCTTCTCAAGCAACGGTTTACAGTGCCCTGCAAGCTTTACGTCAAGTAGGTTTAGTGCGAGAAGTGTTGTTAGAGCCAGGAATTTGTCGTTATGATGCTAATATCGAAGCACACCACCACTTTCGTTGTCGTTGTTGCGGTGTGATAGAGGATCTGCCTTGGGAAACCTTTGAATCGATTAATATAAACGGATTACGCCAAGGGATTAAAGCAGAAAGATATGAAGTGATCGTTGAAGGTATTTGCGATCGCTGTTAA
- the trpB gene encoding tryptophan synthase subunit beta, producing the protein MTTTPISPSSNQTQYPDEIGRFGQYGGKYVPETLMPALSELETAYRRYKDDPDFQAELSQLLKDYVGRPSPLYFAERLTEHYARPDGTGPQIYLKREDLNHTGAHKINNALGQVLLAKRMGKQRIIAETGAGQHGVATATVCARFGLECVIYMGIHDMERQKLNVFRMKLLGATVQPVEAGTGTLKDATSEAIRDWVTNVETTHYILGSVAGPHPYPMIVRDFHHIIGQETRQQCQEKWDTLPDILLACVGGGSNAMGLFYEFVKDADIRIIGVEAAGESIVSGKHAATLTKGRPGVLHGAMSYLLQDEEGQVIEAHSISAGLDYPGVGPEHSYLKDSGRAEYYSVTDAEAVAAFQRLSELEGIIPALETSHAIAYLETLCPQLEGSPRIIINCSGRGDKDVQTVAKYLGNE; encoded by the coding sequence ATGACAACCACACCCATTTCCCCATCATCAAATCAAACCCAATACCCTGATGAGATCGGACGCTTTGGCCAGTATGGGGGAAAATATGTGCCTGAAACCTTAATGCCGGCTTTGAGCGAACTGGAAACCGCTTATCGTCGCTACAAAGATGATCCTGACTTTCAAGCAGAATTATCACAATTATTAAAAGATTATGTCGGTCGTCCCAGTCCCCTCTATTTTGCTGAACGGTTAACCGAACATTACGCCCGTCCCGATGGTACTGGTCCACAAATTTATCTAAAACGGGAAGATTTAAACCACACTGGCGCGCATAAAATTAATAACGCCCTCGGTCAAGTTTTATTAGCGAAACGCATGGGTAAACAGCGTATTATCGCAGAAACCGGAGCCGGACAGCATGGGGTGGCAACGGCCACGGTTTGCGCCCGTTTTGGCTTAGAATGCGTCATTTACATGGGCATTCATGATATGGAACGGCAAAAACTTAATGTCTTCCGCATGAAACTGTTAGGGGCAACAGTGCAACCCGTAGAAGCAGGAACCGGAACCCTTAAAGATGCGACTTCAGAAGCCATTAGAGACTGGGTAACTAACGTAGAAACCACTCATTATATTTTAGGTTCGGTAGCTGGTCCCCATCCTTATCCAATGATTGTACGAGACTTTCATCATATTATTGGCCAAGAAACCCGTCAGCAATGTCAAGAAAAATGGGACACTTTACCCGATATTTTACTGGCTTGTGTAGGTGGTGGTTCTAATGCCATGGGACTGTTTTATGAGTTTGTCAAAGATGCTGACATTCGTATTATTGGAGTAGAAGCAGCTGGGGAAAGTATTGTTTCTGGAAAACACGCGGCAACCCTGACAAAAGGTCGTCCAGGGGTCTTACACGGGGCAATGAGTTATTTATTACAAGACGAAGAAGGACAGGTGATAGAAGCCCATTCTATTAGTGCAGGGTTAGATTATCCTGGGGTTGGACCTGAACATAGTTATCTTAAAGATAGTGGTCGTGCTGAATATTATAGTGTTACGGATGCTGAAGCTGTGGCGGCCTTTCAACGGTTATCTGAGTTAGAAGGGATTATTCCAGCTTTAGAAACGTCTCATGCGATCGCCTATTTAGAAACCCTTTGTCCTCAACTTGAAGGCAGTCCCCGTATTATTATTAATTGTTCAGGCCGAGGAGACAAAGATGTGCAAACAGTGGCTAAATATTTAGGGAATGAGTAG
- a CDS encoding TAXI family TRAP transporter solute-binding subunit, with amino-acid sequence MKKKLYYLLCVFLGIMVMFLVFIPSHTVAQNSPMEIKIATGNEAGEYYSVAKDLEKFALTKNLDLDLIPTRGALDNIDTVFRHETIPLGVTQSDLLAFLNTFANKDEMARLTAESIRAVLPLYDEEIHLITRKDINSASELTGKRVSIGESGSGTSTTASTLIYHLDIQPKAIQALDIKRSIDALRKQEIDGFFYVVGVPAKVLEEQILPEDNFQVLPLALPTQPNDEFLAKIYANAVLPANTYSWQTEPVNTLKVKSYLFTFADEDCNYVTPVAKLIRENLAWFQENGDPVWKKVNPKDLSQLNSQRVSSCAAM; translated from the coding sequence ATGAAAAAGAAATTATATTATTTACTGTGTGTTTTTTTAGGAATAATGGTTATGTTCCTAGTTTTTATCCCGTCTCACACAGTGGCTCAAAATTCTCCGATGGAAATTAAAATCGCCACAGGAAATGAAGCAGGAGAATATTACTCGGTTGCCAAAGATTTAGAAAAGTTTGCTCTTACTAAAAATCTCGATCTTGATCTCATTCCAACTAGAGGAGCATTAGATAATATTGATACTGTTTTTCGTCATGAAACAATTCCTTTAGGGGTGACACAAAGTGATCTTCTAGCCTTTCTTAATACCTTTGCTAACAAAGATGAAATGGCACGGTTAACAGCAGAATCCATTCGAGCGGTTTTACCTTTGTATGATGAAGAAATACATCTAATTACCCGAAAAGACATTAATTCCGCCTCAGAATTAACAGGAAAACGGGTATCTATTGGAGAGTCAGGTAGTGGAACCAGTACCACCGCTTCTACATTAATTTATCACTTAGATATTCAACCGAAAGCTATACAAGCTTTAGATATTAAACGCAGTATTGATGCTCTTCGTAAACAAGAAATTGATGGCTTTTTCTATGTAGTTGGTGTTCCTGCGAAAGTATTAGAAGAACAGATCCTACCAGAAGATAACTTTCAAGTTTTACCCTTAGCTTTACCGACCCAACCTAATGATGAATTTTTAGCGAAAATTTATGCAAATGCCGTTCTTCCTGCTAATACTTATAGTTGGCAAACAGAACCCGTTAATACCTTAAAAGTTAAATCCTATTTATTTACCTTTGCTGATGAAGACTGTAACTATGTCACTCCCGTAGCTAAATTAATCAGAGAAAATTTAGCTTGGTTCCAAGAAAACGGTGATCCTGTTTGGAAAAAAGTCAACCCAAAAGATTTATCACAACTTAATTCTCAACGGGTGTCGAGTTGTGCTGCTATGTAA
- a CDS encoding DUF3011 domain-containing protein: protein MIINCLNHFTIVTGISLGLLLQTIPAEAQRTITCESFKYRYQFCRTNTRGGVRLTRQLSNTRCVEGDTWGYDREGIWVDRGCVAEFSVRGRDPGYDNSNNSSGGSDAAAIVGGALVVGAIAAAIAGGSNNNSSDGRTITCNSDNDQYTTCPVSLGRDDWIVLDRQLSQAGCWEGDTWGYDSQKIWVDNGCRGVFEIRR, encoded by the coding sequence ATGATTATTAATTGCCTCAACCATTTTACTATTGTTACTGGTATTAGTCTGGGACTTCTCTTGCAGACTATTCCAGCAGAAGCTCAACGTACCATAACCTGTGAATCTTTTAAGTATCGTTATCAATTTTGTCGCACTAATACCCGTGGAGGGGTAAGACTGACCCGACAACTGAGTAACACTCGGTGTGTCGAAGGAGATACCTGGGGCTATGATCGAGAAGGTATCTGGGTCGATAGAGGTTGCGTGGCTGAGTTTAGCGTACGCGGCCGGGACCCTGGTTATGATAACAGTAATAATAGTAGTGGGGGTAGTGATGCGGCCGCTATTGTGGGAGGTGCGTTAGTGGTTGGGGCGATCGCTGCAGCCATTGCCGGTGGCTCGAATAATAATAGTAGTGATGGCCGAACCATTACCTGTAATTCAGATAATGATCAATATACGACTTGTCCCGTCTCTCTGGGTAGGGATGACTGGATCGTTCTCGATCGCCAGTTGAGTCAAGCGGGTTGTTGGGAAGGGGATACCTGGGGCTATGACAGTCAAAAAATTTGGGTTGATAATGGCTGTCGAGGTGTCTTTGAAATTAGACGCTAA
- a CDS encoding dienelactone hydrolase family protein, whose protein sequence is MTQLDIKTEDIVIKNGDLNIDGYLAMPTEDGEFPAVIVVQEIFGVNNHIKDVTRRFAKEGYVAIAPAIYQRLDPGFETGYTPEAIEIGRKYKNQTKADELLSDIQATIDYLYTLSQVKKTGVGTIGFCFGGHVVYLVATLPKIKATASFYGAGIANWKPGEEGKATVDCTPDIKGTLYAFFGKEDGSIPQEQVDMIEKALKDHNIPHKVFRYNGAEHGFFCDQRGSYNAEAAQDAWPKVLELFKSEL, encoded by the coding sequence ATGACACAGTTAGACATTAAAACCGAAGACATTGTTATCAAGAATGGTGACTTAAATATTGATGGTTATTTAGCAATGCCTACAGAAGACGGAGAATTTCCGGCGGTGATCGTTGTTCAAGAAATTTTTGGGGTTAATAATCATATTAAAGATGTCACCAGACGCTTTGCTAAAGAGGGATATGTAGCTATTGCCCCTGCTATTTATCAACGATTAGATCCTGGGTTTGAAACTGGTTACACCCCTGAAGCGATCGAGATCGGGCGAAAGTACAAAAATCAAACTAAAGCAGATGAATTATTATCAGATATTCAAGCAACAATTGACTATCTTTACACCTTATCTCAAGTGAAAAAAACAGGGGTAGGAACCATCGGTTTTTGTTTTGGGGGTCATGTGGTTTATTTAGTTGCAACCTTACCCAAAATTAAAGCGACGGCTTCTTTTTACGGGGCAGGTATTGCTAACTGGAAACCAGGGGAAGAAGGTAAAGCGACAGTTGATTGTACGCCAGATATTAAAGGGACTTTATATGCGTTTTTCGGGAAAGAAGATGGGAGTATTCCTCAAGAACAAGTTGATATGATTGAAAAGGCTTTAAAAGATCATAATATTCCCCATAAAGTGTTTCGCTATAATGGTGCAGAACATGGCTTTTTCTGTGATCAACGAGGCAGTTATAATGCAGAAGCTGCTCAAGATGCTTGGCCAAAGGTGTTAGAATTATTCAAAAGCGAATTATAG
- a CDS encoding type II toxin-antitoxin system YafQ family toxin has translation MTNLILSSSFKRSFKALIKRKPDFKQKIESKLRLLADDPYNPILRTHKLKGKLSGAWACTVEYDCRIVFCFEQNQETLEEEINLIDIGTHDEVY, from the coding sequence ATGACTAATTTAATTCTAAGCTCTTCCTTTAAACGCTCTTTTAAAGCTCTTATAAAAAGAAAACCTGACTTCAAGCAAAAAATTGAATCGAAATTAAGACTATTAGCTGATGATCCCTATAATCCGATATTACGCACCCACAAACTCAAAGGAAAATTATCAGGGGCTTGGGCTTGTACAGTTGAATATGATTGTCGTATTGTGTTTTGCTTCGAGCAAAATCAAGAAACTTTAGAAGAAGAAATAAATTTAATCGATATTGGCACGCATGATGAGGTTTATTAA